Below is a genomic region from Desulfomonilia bacterium.
CCAGCGCTATATATACTCCATAACCCGTCATATTGGCGCCGGTCCATTTAAGCGTAGGAGCGCTGGATATCTGTGCGCCGTTAAGCGGTGCGGTAAGTTTGATGCTGGTCTGGATGTTCTGGACCGTAATCGTGACGGTGTCCGCAAGGCTTGTATCTTTGCCGTCATATACCTTGAGTTCGAATACATAGGTTCCGGCGGTTCCCGGAGTAAATGACGGGGTAGCAGTGTTAGCTCCGCTCAGCGATACGCTGGGGCCAGAGATCTGAGACCATATGTAGGAGAGCGTGTTGCCGTCGGCGTCCCAACTGCCTCTGCCGTCAAGTGTAACTTTCAGTCCCAGTGTCGGAGTCAGGTTAACGGTCTGGGGTTCGCCCGCATCAGCTACAGGGACATGGTTAACGCTTTCGACTGTTACCTTGACTGTGTCTTCAGCCTTTGCCTGACCGTCGGAAACGGTTACCTTGAACTCCAGGACGCCTGATACAGTCGGGGTGAATGTCATTCTTGCGGTATTGGCACCGGTCATTTCAACTGATGCACCGCTTATCTGGGACCATGTGAATGTTAAGGCATCAGCATCAGGGTCATAGGATGCGCCTGCATCAAGGCTCACCAATGTCCCGACCTTGGTATCCTGATCATCACCTGCTTCGGCGACAGGGGCGGTATTCTGTTTCAACACCCTTACAGTAACTGTATCTGGTGTCGAACTAACTTTTGAATCAGACACGATCAGTTCGAATACGTACGTACCGGTTGCAGAGGCGGTAAAGCTTGCCTTTGCGCTGGTTGCATTCGTCAGCTGAACCCTGGTGCCTGAAACCTGTGTCCACGTATAGGTGAGGGTGTCGTTGTCAGGATCGCTTGATCCGCTTCCGTCGAGGGTTACTACAGTGCCGGACTGCACATCGATATCAGCTCCTGCATCAGCAGTCGGAGCACGGTTGACTGCATTGACAGTGATCAGGACCTCATCGGCCTGGCTTGAGTTTACACCGTCGGAGCAGACGACTGCAAACCTGTACAAACCTGCATTCTGCGGTGTGATAACTATATCCTGGGTCGTCATTGACGGCAGTGCGATGCCTGGGCCTTCGAGAAGCGACCATGTGTAGACAAGTGCATCGTCATTAGGGTCTGAGCCGACTGAATGAAGCGTTATCGTGGTGCCTGAATCGACAGTCATGTCGCTGCCCGCATTTACGTTTGGAGCCACATTGTTAATTTTGATGTCGACTGTATCGGTTGAAGAGGATCTTGCATCGGAGCAGGTCAGCATAAACCTGTAGGTGCCCGACTTGACGCCAAGAAAACTGGCCCTGCTTGAGGTGGCGTTATCGATAGTGACCGGGACCGGGCCTGAAACAAGAGACCAAGAATATGTGATGATATCGCCGTTAGGATCTGTAGCCGAACCGTTTAAGTATATTCTTGTCGGATCGCTCTGCTGGTTTGCACCGGCCTCTACTGTTGGTGCATAGTCATATTTGTAGTTCGGGTTTGAATTGTTTACATACTCTTCCAGATTGTTATAGCCGTCTCCGTCGCTGTCAAGGCCTGCGTCCGATGCGTTGTTCGGGTTCAGGCCGTTTGTGTTTTCCCAAACATCAGGCATGCCGTCGTTGTCCGAATCAAGCAAGAGAGTTATTGTGTCGCTTACAGGTGTCGTCATCCAGTTGCCGTTTGAATCCTTGAATTTTGCATATACGGTCTTGATTCCGTCACCCTCGGTCAGGACCCATGCCTGTGATGCTGAAAAGGCGGCTTCGGAAGACCATGTGACGCCGTCGTTGCTTATCATCATGCCGGCGATTGTTCCTGCATTATCGGTTGCCGAAAGACTCAGCGTTACAGTTCTTGAGGAGGCGGTTGCAGCGCCTGCGTTTATCGTTATGCTTCCTGTAGGCGGGATTGTGTCAGGGACAGGGATTGATACTGAGACTTCTGCCGATTTCTCAGATTCGTTTGCGGATGTATCATATGCGCTCATTGCAACGTAATATGTTTTACCGGTCTCGAGATTGTCGATCGTCATGGTTGTTACTTTGCCGGTATTTACTGTTGAGGTATATGTTCCCGATTGAGTCCCGTAATATATCTTGTAACCGGCAAGATCTGGCTCCGTATTGGCGTTCCAGCTTACTTCTATGGATGCGGCTATCAGTGATATCGGGAATAAAATTGCCGTTGCCAAGGTTAATGATAATATCGTAATTTTTTTCTTCATGGATGCTCCTCCAAATCTTTTATCTGTAAGAGAAGGAAGCAATCAGTAAGCCACTCCAAAAACTCAATGATTTATGGAGATTGAAAAATGCATCCGGCGAAAGATTACATATCAGGCGTAATCAGGGTTACGATAATGTAATTAATATTCTTTGCTATGGATGCCCCGGGTGTTTTAGAAAAGATGCGCTTGCAAAATAGGTTTTAAGATTGATAACATGACTTTTATGGAAAATTCCGAATCTGTACAAAATGATGCAATGCAGGTGGTCGCACCAAGAAAGCTTGTTTATATAAGGTTTTCCAGCATGCTTACGCCGTATATATTCAATGCGGGAGAACTTGATTTAAAGCCCGGCATGATGGCGGTTGTGGAAACAGAACAGGGGCTTGCTGCAGGCAAGGTGCTTGCGTTTACCGATGAAGAGGATGCCGCAGGACTTGATGAGATAAAACCGGTTCTGAGACTGCTCAACGACACCGATAAAAAGAAGCTTAGCGACATCAAGGCAAAGGAGAAGCTGTGCTTTAATTTCTGCAAGGAGCGTATAATCGCCAGAAATCTTCCCATGAAGCTTATCAGTGTCGAGCATGCTTTTGACGGCAACAAGATCACGTTTTTCTTTGTTTCCGAGGGCAGGGTGGATTTCAGGGAACTGCTCAAAGACCTTGTTGAAAAATACAGGACAAGAATAGAATTGAGGCAGATCGGTTCCCGTCAGGAGACATGCATTCTCGGCGGTATAGGGAGCTGCGGGCGGGAGCTTTGCTGCGCATGCTTTCTGACGAACTTCCAGCGCATATCCGTCAAGATGGCGAAAAACCAGAACATGACGCTCAATCCGACAAAGATATCAGGAATGTGCGGCAAGCTTAAATGCTGCCTTGCATATGAAAAAGAGGCCTACGCAAACCTTATAGACAACCTGCCCAAGGCCGGAAAGACGGTTTTCCTTGAACAGGGTGAGGCCGTTGTAATCAGCATAAACGTCATCAACCAGACCTTTATTGCAAAACTCGCAGACAGGCGTTTTGTTAAAGCAAAGGCTTCGGACATACTTACCGAAGAGGAATTTCGGAAGCTTCCCGAACAAAAACAGCAGCCTCAGCAGAGAAAACCTCAGCAGGCACCGGCACCCGCACCGGTCAAACCCCCTCAGGCAAAAGCGGAAGGACAAAGCGAAGAGAAAAAGGACAAGGGCAGGCGCCATAACCGGAACCGGCGCAACAGGTCCAGGAGGAAACCAGAGCAATGATGAACTATTTTTATATAACCACTCCCATATACTATGTTAATTCCAGGCCTCACCTCGGGCATGTCTATACCTCTGTAATCGCGGATGTGCTTTCGCGTTTCAACCGTATTTCAGGCAAGAATGTGTTCTTTCTGACGGGAACAGACGAACACGGCGACAAGATTGCCCAGACCGCCCAGAAGCAGGGGAGGACGCCAAGAGAGCTTGTCGATGAAAACAGTGCGCTGTTCAGGGCGATTCTTCCAGAGATGTCGGTGGAAAACGACCGGTTCATACGAACTACCGAACCTGATCATGTGAGGGTAGTCCAGTCAATACTCCAGAAGGTTTATGATTCGGGCGACATCTATTTCGGTGAATACGGCGGCAACTACTGCCTGGGGTGCGAACGTTTCCTGACCGACAGCGAACTTGAAAACGGCAAGTGTCCGCAGCATCAGGTTGAACCCACTCATATCAAGGAAAAGAACTATTTCTTCAAGATGGAAAAATACAGGCAGTGGCTGATAGATCATATAAACGCCAACCCGGATTTCATAAGACCCCAAAGGTACAGGAACGAGGTGCTCGGAATGCTTCGCGAACCTCTCGATGACCTGTGTATATCACGGCCCAAGCAGCGCCTGTCATGGGGCATTGACCTGCCTTTCGACAATGACTACGTCTGCTATGTCTGGTTTGACGCCCTAATAAACTATCTGACAGGCATCGGCTATCCCGATGGCGCGCATTTCAGCGACTATTGGGGGGCTGCGCAGCACCTTATTGCGAAAGATATCCTGAAGCCGCACGGTGTTTACTGGCCCACCATGCTCAAGGCAGCCGGGATCGAGCCTTATAAGCATCTCAATGTCCACGGCTACTGGAATGTCGATATGGCGAAGATGAGCAAAAGCCTCGGTAATGTCGTCAATCCTCTTGATCTCAAGGAAAAATACGGGCTCGACGCATTCAGGTACTATCTCGTACGCGATATGGTATTCGGGCTTGATTCGAACTTCTCGGAAGATGCCATGATCGACCGATACAATGCAGACCTTGCCAATGACCTGGGCAACCTTGTAAACAGAAGCCTGGGCATGCTGAAAAAATATTATGGCGGCATAATACCGGAAACGGGCGAGCCTCAGAATGAAGAGGATATCCAGATGAGGGATCTTGCGCTCAGCGCTGCAGTCCACTACCGTTCAAGGATGAAATCCGTCGAGATGCAGAACGCGCTTGCCGCCACATGGTCGCTGGTCTCGGGACTCAATAAATACATTGATAAATCGGCGCCGTGGACTCTGGTTAAAACGGATCAGAAGCGTCTTGCTGCGGTCATGTACAATATCATGGAAGGCATCAGGTTTATTGCCGTCATGACGTATCCCGTGATGCCAGATGCATCGAGAAGGATCCTGGCGATGATCGGCACAGAGGATAATTTGGATATCGACAGTCTCAATGTATTCGGCTTTTTGAAGGCCGGCGTGAAGACTCAGGAACCCAAAGTGCTCTTCCCCAGGGTGGAAAAATTTGAGGCCATTGAAGGTGCGGCCGGAACCGAAAAAGAGGCGGAGATAAATAAAGAGAAAAAGGAAGAAAAGAAAGAGGCGCTCAATCTGATAGACATCTCCGAATTCGCCAGAGCAGAGATCAAGGTGGGCAGAATTATAAGCGCCGAGCGCGTACCGAAGAGCGACAAGCTCATACTGATGAAGGTCGATACCGGCGAGGAGCGACAGGTCGTTGCAGGCATAGGAAAGGCATATACACCTGAAGAACTTACCGGTAAAAAGATAGCCGTTGTAACCAACCTCAAACCTGCCAAACTCATGGGCATAGAGAGCTTCGGAATGCTTCTGGCTACAGACACTGAAGATGGCGGTCTTTCCCTGATCGGCTTCGACAGGGAAGTCAAAGTCGGCGCAAGGATAAGGTGAAATTATGATTCCCCGATACTCCACAAAGGTGATGAATGAAATCTGGTCGGATCAGAACAGATACCGGAAGTGGCTGGATGTGGAAATTGCAGCCTGCGAGGCCTGGGCGAAGCTGGGTAAAATCCCGCAGGCAAGTCTTGAGAATATCCGGAAGAATTCCAGGTTCGATGTTGCGCGGATCGAAGAAATCGAGAACATCACAAAACACGATGTAATCGCATTCGTAAGCTGTGTGGCCGAATATATAGGTGAGGACGCGCGTTACGTGCACATGGGACTCACGAGCTCAGACGTGCTGGATACCGCCTATGCGCTTCAGTGCAAGGAGGCGGGAGCTGTAATAATCGAAGACATGAGGATGCTGATGGAGGCCCTTAAGAAAAGGGCCTATGAATATAAAGACCTGCCCGCAATGGGACGTTCCCACGGTATTCACGCAGAACCCGTTTCTTTCGGTTCAAAGTTCGCTCTGTGGTATGCGGAAATGGGGCGAAACCTTAAACGCATGAACGAGGCCATCGATGTGATCGCATGCGGCAAGATATCGGGCGCGGTCGGCACGTTCGCAAATGTCCCGCCCGAGGTCGAAGAATATGTATGCGCAAAGCTCGGGCTTACGGCAGAGCCGCTCAGCACGCAGATCGTCCAGCGCGACAGGCATGCCCAGTTCTTCACCACGATTGCGCTCATCGGCTGCACAATCGAAAAGATTGCCATAGAGATAAGGCACCTGCAGCGCACCGAGGTGCTCGAGGCAATGGAGCCTTTCGGCAAGGGGCAGAAGGGTTCGTCTGCAATGCCTCACAAAAAGAATCCTATACTCTCCGAAAATCTGACAGGTATGGCAAGGCTTCTGCGCGGCTATGCACTCTCGGCCATGGAAAACGTGGCGCTCTGGCATGAGCGCGATATAAGCCATTCCAGCGTCGAGCGCGTTATCGGCCCGGATGCCACGACCCTGCTTGACTTTGCACTCAAGAGACTGAAAGGTTTGATAGAAGGCCTTGTCGTGTTCCCGGAAAATGTGAAGAAGAACCTCGAACTCACAAAGGGGTTATGGCATTCGCAGAATGTCCTGCTTGCGCTTGTCGATGCGGGCATGCTGCGAGACGACGCCTATGCCGTCGTGCAGAGAAATGCACTTCCCGTATGGGAAGGCAAGGGTGATTTCAAGGAAGCGCTCCTGAACGACCCCGAGGTCACGGCAAAACTCAGCAGGGAAAAAATCGACGACCTGTTCGATCTGTCGCATCATATGAAGTACATAGACACGATATTCAAACGTGTCTTTGACATGGCGTGATAACTTCGCATCTCTGCGTCACTTCCTTGTCTCAAAGTTGCGAAATTGGGATCATGAGCATCCTGTTACGCTCCTCAAGCCGAGCGTAGCAAAGGCGAAGAGACATACGCCAAAAGTATGCCTCACTTTTCGACATCGTCGCTCCTTGACCTGCCTTGATTCGGGCTATTGTCGGCCCTCACCCTTCGGGCGCATCTTCGATGCGTCAATTTTCGTGAAGCGAAAATTTGTTCTGACGCCATGTCGTAATCGAGGTAGTTATTTCTGCCTGTGTCGTTTCCTTGTCTCGTCACAGCGGCATGGTTAAGAGCTGTTAAGCTGTTAAGAAATTCAGTTGTTAAGCAAAACCATCAAAACACCGATTCTATAAGTAACAATATTAAAAAAGGATGATATTTCTCATGAAAAAATCAGTCTGCTTATTAGTATGCGTCTCAGCCGTTCTTTTCTATGCGGGTTGTTCCACTAGTTCTGATAATGCCAGCAGCGCCCCGTTTTCGGTAACGGCGTTTGTCGGTGAAACGTCTGCTTCTTCCTATGCGGATAATCCAGCGATATTCGAAAAGACGAATTATATTGACCTCATATTCAGCGAAGAATTTGATTTCAGTTCAATAAGCGGGAACACATATCTTTATCTTATTGGTGGCACCGGCGAACCTGTGCCCCTGGATGCTGAATTTACAAGCCTCTCACCAGCCATCGTTCGAGTCTCGCTTTCAAGCGGTGATAATTTCATAGCAGGGAATGAATATGAAATCATAGTCAAGTCCGGCGCCTCATCCTCCTCGGGAAAAACACTGTTTAAGGAGTATAAGGGCTATTTTACGGTCGGGATTTCTTTCGGTGTTCATTCAGGCTGTCAGGAACTGGGGGGAGAGAGGAAGCAGATTGTCGTTATAAGCGATATGCATCTCGGGGATTTGAGAGCGCAGGATGAGAATTACGGCTGGCAGATCGCGAACAGAATCCACCTGGAGAATTTCCTTCTTCAGTTGAGGGTCAACCCGACGGTAAAGGAACTGGTCATAGCCGGAGACATGTTTGACGAATGGGTATGCCCGATGGAATATGAGACATTCAATGGCAAAGACGAGAACGATTTCTTCAATGATATCTGCGACGCTAACGAGGGCATAGTAGACGCCCTCAACGGCATAATCGAGGATGGAGACATAAAGGTTACATATGTTCCCGGAAACCATGACATGCTTGTGACAAGGGCCGATATGGATGAGAGGTTCCCGGGAATCAACAATGCCAGGGATGATGTGGGCGGCGTCAACTCTGGGCTGGGTTCGTACATTCCGGACGGCCGTTCCGAGATCGTTATAGAGCACAGCCACAGGTATGACTTCTTCAATTCCCCTGATTCGGTTTCGAATGCAGGTGTTACCGGACAGCATACG
It encodes:
- a CDS encoding PKD domain-containing protein is translated as MKKKITILSLTLATAILFPISLIAASIEVSWNANTEPDLAGYKIYYGTQSGTYTSTVNTGKVTTMTIDNLETGKTYYVAMSAYDTSANESEKSAEVSVSIPVPDTIPPTGSITINAGAATASSRTVTLSLSATDNAGTIAGMMISNDGVTWSSEAAFSASQAWVLTEGDGIKTVYAKFKDSNGNWMTTPVSDTITLLLDSDNDGMPDVWENTNGLNPNNASDAGLDSDGDGYNNLEEYVNNSNPNYKYDYAPTVEAGANQQSDPTRIYLNGSATDPNGDIITYSWSLVSGPVPVTIDNATSSRASFLGVKSGTYRFMLTCSDARSSSTDTVDIKINNVAPNVNAGSDMTVDSGTTITLHSVGSDPNDDALVYTWSLLEGPGIALPSMTTQDIVITPQNAGLYRFAVVCSDGVNSSQADEVLITVNAVNRAPTADAGADIDVQSGTVVTLDGSGSSDPDNDTLTYTWTQVSGTRVQLTNATSAKASFTASATGTYVFELIVSDSKVSSTPDTVTVRVLKQNTAPVAEAGDDQDTKVGTLVSLDAGASYDPDADALTFTWSQISGASVEMTGANTARMTFTPTVSGVLEFKVTVSDGQAKAEDTVKVTVESVNHVPVADAGEPQTVNLTPTLGLKVTLDGRGSWDADGNTLSYIWSQISGPSVSLSGANTATPSFTPGTAGTYVFELKVYDGKDTSLADTVTITVQNIQTSIKLTAPLNGAQISSAPTLKWTGANMTGYGVYIALDGKNYVMMYSGSSTSYTIHSVLWYWFIPKNTMINWYVVGQSGSSQAKSTVFTFKKV
- the ricT gene encoding regulatory iron-sulfur-containing complex subunit RicT yields the protein MENSESVQNDAMQVVAPRKLVYIRFSSMLTPYIFNAGELDLKPGMMAVVETEQGLAAGKVLAFTDEEDAAGLDEIKPVLRLLNDTDKKKLSDIKAKEKLCFNFCKERIIARNLPMKLISVEHAFDGNKITFFFVSEGRVDFRELLKDLVEKYRTRIELRQIGSRQETCILGGIGSCGRELCCACFLTNFQRISVKMAKNQNMTLNPTKISGMCGKLKCCLAYEKEAYANLIDNLPKAGKTVFLEQGEAVVISINVINQTFIAKLADRRFVKAKASDILTEEEFRKLPEQKQQPQQRKPQQAPAPAPVKPPQAKAEGQSEEKKDKGRRHNRNRRNRSRRKPEQ
- the metG gene encoding methionine--tRNA ligase, with the protein product MMNYFYITTPIYYVNSRPHLGHVYTSVIADVLSRFNRISGKNVFFLTGTDEHGDKIAQTAQKQGRTPRELVDENSALFRAILPEMSVENDRFIRTTEPDHVRVVQSILQKVYDSGDIYFGEYGGNYCLGCERFLTDSELENGKCPQHQVEPTHIKEKNYFFKMEKYRQWLIDHINANPDFIRPQRYRNEVLGMLREPLDDLCISRPKQRLSWGIDLPFDNDYVCYVWFDALINYLTGIGYPDGAHFSDYWGAAQHLIAKDILKPHGVYWPTMLKAAGIEPYKHLNVHGYWNVDMAKMSKSLGNVVNPLDLKEKYGLDAFRYYLVRDMVFGLDSNFSEDAMIDRYNADLANDLGNLVNRSLGMLKKYYGGIIPETGEPQNEEDIQMRDLALSAAVHYRSRMKSVEMQNALAATWSLVSGLNKYIDKSAPWTLVKTDQKRLAAVMYNIMEGIRFIAVMTYPVMPDASRRILAMIGTEDNLDIDSLNVFGFLKAGVKTQEPKVLFPRVEKFEAIEGAAGTEKEAEINKEKKEEKKEALNLIDISEFARAEIKVGRIISAERVPKSDKLILMKVDTGEERQVVAGIGKAYTPEELTGKKIAVVTNLKPAKLMGIESFGMLLATDTEDGGLSLIGFDREVKVGARIR
- the purB gene encoding adenylosuccinate lyase — translated: MIPRYSTKVMNEIWSDQNRYRKWLDVEIAACEAWAKLGKIPQASLENIRKNSRFDVARIEEIENITKHDVIAFVSCVAEYIGEDARYVHMGLTSSDVLDTAYALQCKEAGAVIIEDMRMLMEALKKRAYEYKDLPAMGRSHGIHAEPVSFGSKFALWYAEMGRNLKRMNEAIDVIACGKISGAVGTFANVPPEVEEYVCAKLGLTAEPLSTQIVQRDRHAQFFTTIALIGCTIEKIAIEIRHLQRTEVLEAMEPFGKGQKGSSAMPHKKNPILSENLTGMARLLRGYALSAMENVALWHERDISHSSVERVIGPDATTLLDFALKRLKGLIEGLVVFPENVKKNLELTKGLWHSQNVLLALVDAGMLRDDAYAVVQRNALPVWEGKGDFKEALLNDPEVTAKLSREKIDDLFDLSHHMKYIDTIFKRVFDMA
- a CDS encoding metallophosphoesterase, yielding MKKSVCLLVCVSAVLFYAGCSTSSDNASSAPFSVTAFVGETSASSYADNPAIFEKTNYIDLIFSEEFDFSSISGNTYLYLIGGTGEPVPLDAEFTSLSPAIVRVSLSSGDNFIAGNEYEIIVKSGASSSSGKTLFKEYKGYFTVGISFGVHSGCQELGGERKQIVVISDMHLGDLRAQDENYGWQIANRIHLENFLLQLRVNPTVKELVIAGDMFDEWVCPMEYETFNGKDENDFFNDICDANEGIVDALNGIIEDGDIKVTYVPGNHDMLVTRADMDERFPGINNARDDVGGVNSGLGSYIPDGRSEIVIEHSHRYDFFNSPDSVSNAGVTGQHTILAPGFFVTKDSVTSLRQHPQEEFVPNELFGNGLSGGTGSGIPIDLYQAAWIPILIKYPTNFGWEEKSFNTGIDGFTETYSYKDVIGSNTTDDRIIYKDNAKAANWDNLQTINNVPEHIAVLIAILNGVYDPLMDLMSEEYFSHDGCTKRIVVFGHTHKGMLSLMTNSYLKKIGKNSHSIYANTGTWVDKVASGYPEQSFVVITPFDNIEFVDLYSYNNGSPIRKEGRCISLSR